The Terriglobia bacterium DNA window CTCGGGGTCGCGGAAGAACCAGGCGCAGAATGCGCCAAACGCCAGCGGGATCACTGCCCATGGCGGACTGGCCAACCAGGCAATGAGCCCGGCGACAACCAGCGATGCGAGCGCGTAATAGTATCCGTCACGAACCATGGCGCAAGGGAATTATAGACGGGGAGGCGGAGTCCGGTCTTTCGGTCTTTCGGTCTACCGAAAGACCAAGAGAGGAAGCGAGTGAAAGAAAAAACGCGACCGAAGCCGCGTCTTCGAGACATACGAAACTTGCTTGCCGTGGTAGCGGCAATGACCCCGCGCTCGGGGCTTGTAAGTGCTTACGCTACGTTGCTGCCCTGTAGCCGGAACTGCCGCTCCAGGGACTCCATTTGGTCCTTGAGGCGCAGTTTCAATTTTTTCAGACGAACCTCTTCGATCTTCTCATCCTCGGAAAGATATCTTTTCTGGGTGAGGGAATCGAGCCGCTGGGAGTGTTGAGAATGTTCTGTAACAAGGCGCCGAAATTCTTCATTGCTGGCGATAAGCACATCCCTAACCTGAGCTGCCATCCAGCAGACCTCCTACCAACAGTCTGACAGAATTAAAAGCTAGCACAGAGCCGGAGCCACTTCAATCTCTTTTGCGGCAGGTACCCCCTTTTTAAGAACGCCCCGGGGGTGGTGCATATTTTTCCCAAATTGCGACCAGAAGGGGGGGCGCCGGCCAGGAAGGCAATAGTCAGTAGTCAGTACTCGGGGAGGCGGAGCTAAAGAGCGGCTTACGGACCGACTGCCTTGCGGTAGAGGACGGCGTCTTCGTCGGGGTACTGGTAGTAGCGGCGTCGGCGGCCGGTCACGACGAAACCGTACTTGGCGTAGAGAGCGCGCGCGGCGGCATTGGATGCGCGCACTTCCAGGAAAACGCTTTCGCCGCCCCGCTGCTTCGCCACATCGAGGAAATGGCCGAGCAGAGCGGAGGCCAATCCGTGCCGCCGCGCACCGGCAGCGACAACAATGTTCTCCAGTTCCCATTCAGGGCCGATTTGATTGGCGATCAGGAAGCCCCGCACGGCGTCGTCGTGGATAACGAGCGCGAGGTGGGGCGCATCGCCGCCAAGAATGCGGTCGTATTCTCTTTCGTTCCAGTGCGCGGCGGTCGGGGCCTGTGCTTCAATCCGGCGCATGACGGGAACGTCGGCGGAGGTGGCGGTACGGATGTGCAAGCTGTTAGCTTTTAACCTATTCGCTCTTAGTTCTTCGGCTCATGGCTGCGCTCCGTGCCGCATGGGATGCGTTTGGCTAAGAGCTGACAACTATGAGCTTCCTTTCGAAAAAATTTCGGCGTCGGAGCGGCGAATGTAGTTGGCATCCAGAGCATCCGGCGAAGTGACCAGGCCGGCCGCGATTTTGAGGGCGCCGATGCGGGCGATGATGTCGCTCTGCGGACGCGGGACCACGCGCACCTCCAGTCCGCGGGCGTGCAGCACGGAGGCGACAGATTCGTCGGGAGTGAGGATGCGCAGGGGTTCCCCGAGTTGCGCCTCGGCGGCAAATTCCTGCACCGGCATCAGCACCTCGCGCAGCAGCTTGGGGACAACGTTGCCGTGAATGACGTACTCGCCGACGTAGACCTCGCCGCGCATGGCATCAAGTGCGGCGATGACCTGGCCATCAGAGGCGCCGGCCCAGGCCAGCGCCTCCAGCAGCGACACGGCGGCAATCGGCTTCTGCGTGACCTCCGCCAACGCTTTGACCGTCGAGAGTCCCACGCGCAACCCGGTGAAAGAGCCCGGGCCAGAGGCGGCAGCGTAGCCATCAAGCGCACGCTTGTCGAGCTTGTGGCGCGCTAGCAACCCAGCGATTTGCGGCATCAACTGGGCGGAGTAAGTGCGGCCGGCGAGGGGCACGAGTTCGATCAGTTGACAATCGCGGGCGAGGGCGCCCGCGCCACATTCGCACAGGGCGACGCTGCCGTTGGGGCCTGCCGTGTCTATCGCGAGAACGATCACCGTGTTACACGCCTTATGAATGCTCCTCGCACAACTCCAGCAGCACGCCGCCGGCGCTGGAGGGATGCACGAATACGTAGAGGTGCCCGCCGGCGCCAACCTGGACTTGGTCGTTGATGAGGCGCACGCCGGATTTTTTCAGGTTCTCCAGCGTGCTCTGCAGGTTGTCCACGCGCAGCGAAACGTGGTGCAGACCCTCGCCGCGCTTGGCGATGAACTTGGCGATGGGTGAGTCTTCGGAGAGCGGCTCCAGCAACTCGATGCGGCTGTCGCCCAGCGGCACCATGGCGAGACGAACCTTTTCCTGGGGCACGGTTTCCTCGGGCATCACCTTTATCCCGAGGTTCTCGTAGAAAATCTTGGCTTGCGCGAGAGATTTGACGGCGATGCCGAGATGATCGATTTCGAACATGGCGGGTCCTTAAGGATTTGCGATTCTGTGATTTCGGGATTTAAAGGGCCACGTGCCGGTTGTGCAATCGCTCAATCACAAATCACTAAATGTACTCACGGGCACCAGGCCGCGTCGTAGTGCACGGACTGTTCATCATAATGCGCCAGCAGGCGGCGCGCTTCTTCGGGAACCACGGCGCTGGAGTGGCCTTCGCCGGCGAACTGGCGAACAGCGTCCATGGATTCCCACAGGGTCAAGGTAATAAATTCCACGTCAGAGCCGACCGTTCGGCGCAGCAGGTGCGCGCCCTGATAGCCCTTCACACGATGGATGCCGGGAAGGATTTTGGTGCGCAGGAGCTGCTCGTAGGCGTCGGCATTCGCGGGAGTCGTGTAGCCATGCCAGAGGCGAGCAATCATGGGAACCTCGGTTTCAGTTTCAAGTTTCAGTTTCAGGTTACCGGTTTCCAACTCATCGCGCGCGAGGGCGAGCGCGCTCCAGCCTGAATTCTCGGATCAGGAACGTCCAAGCTTGGCAACGATTTCTTCCACCAGCGAGTACGGGTCGCGCTTGTGCTCGGCGATCTCGGCAGCGTAGCGGGAGACCGCGCCGTCGGCCATGTGCTCGCGCAGCACGCGCTCCAGCAGCGACTGGCGCAGCATCTCGACCAGCCGCTCCTGCCAATTCTGCACCTTTTTCTGCAGGCCGAGATTGTGCGTGCGCAGGAACTCCTCGTAGGAGCTAATCGCCTTTGCCAACTCGGCGATGCCTTGGCCGCTGGTGGCGACGGTTTTGACGATCGGCGGCGTCCAGCTATCGGAGCGCGTGGAGAGCGACTGCATGGCGCGAATCTCGCGCTCGACGCGCTCGGCGCCTTCGCGGTCGCTCTTGTTGATGACGAAGATGTCGGCAATCTCCATGATGCCGGCCTTGATGGTCTGCACGTCGTCGCCCATGCCGGGCACCAGGATGACGACGGTGATCTCGGCGAGGCGGACGATGTCCACCTCGTCCTGGCCGACACCGACGGTTTCGATCAGCACCAGGTCGCGCCCGCTGGCGTCGAGCACAGCGGCCACGTCGGTGGTGGCGCCGGCGAGTCCGCCCAGTGAGCCGCGCGTGGCCATGCTGCGGATGTAGATGCCCGGGTCGGAGTAATGCGAGCTCATGCGGATGCGGTCGCCCAAAATCGCACCGCCAGTGTAGGGACTGGTGGGGTCAACGGCGATGATGCCGATGGTCTTGTTCTGCTGCCGGTAATGTTTCGCGAGTTGATCTACCAGGGTGCTCTTCCCTGCTCCGGGAGCGCCGGTCAGGCCGATGACGCGCGCGTGCCCGGTGTGCGGGAACAGCGCTTTGAGCAGCTCCATGGACTCGGGTGCGCGGTTCTCGACCGTAGTGATGGCACGCGCCAGGGCGCGGGAATCGCCGGAGCGAATGCGTGAAACCCAGTTTCCAGTTTCTAGTTTCAAGTTGCCAGTCCCGATCACGACTGGGATCGCCTACATTTTGAGGAAATGGCGCGCAAGGTTCCCAATTACAGGGTAGGCGGCCCATTCTCCACGACCCGCCTTAATGCCGTAAACAATAGCGAGGACCAACACCAGAACCCAGCCGCCCATTGCCAATAGCCAGAAAATCGGGAACAGGAACATGATAGCGGGTGGCGGCGCGTTGTGAGGTGGACTTCCGGACATCGGCATGGACGCAAAGATTGCGCCGAAGAAAACAGCCATGCCACCAATCCACAGGACCATGAGACAGAGCTGCAGGATTAACGCTTGGAGCGCGTGAAATTTCACGAACAGCGAGTCACGCTTAACAAGGAAGATGATCAGCGGCGCAATCCACCAGCCCACGACCTGCAGCACATGCGCCAAGATACCCATGGTACGGTCATCCTGGGTAATTTCCAGCTGCGGTGTAAAGCCAGCATCCGACATCGATTCAATCCTTCAGCAGTTGTCGCGCGATCACCAGCCTCTGGATTTCGCTCGTCCCTTCGCCGATGGTACACAGCTTGACGTCGCGATAGAACTTCTCCGCCGGATAATCCTTGATAAAGCCGTAGCCGCCGTGAATCTGCACGCCTTCGTTGGCGCAGCGCACCGCGACCTCGCTGGTATAGAGCTTAGCCATGGAGGATTCCTGGGTGGACTTCATGCCCTTGTCCTTCAGATTGGCGGCGCGCATGGTAAGCAGGCGAGCGGCGTCGATTTCGGTGGCCATATCGGCCAGCTTCCACTGGATGGCCTGGAATTCCCCGATTGCCTTGCCAAACTGCTTGCGCTCCTTGGAATATTTCAGCGCCGCCTCGAAGGCGCCCTGAGCCATGCCGAGGCCAAGGGCGGCGATGGAGATGCGCCCGCCGTCGAGAGTGCGCATGGCGTCAATGAAGCCGCCGCCTTCCTTGCCGAGCAGATTTTCGGCGGGGATGCAGCAGTCCTCGAAGATGAGTTCGGAGGTGTCGCTGGCGCGCAGGCCGAGCTTGTTCTCTTTCTTACCCGGCCGGAACCCCCTGGCGCCCTTCTCGACGATGAACGCGGAGAGGCCGTGGGTGTGCGCTGCCTTGTCGGTGACGGCGATGACGACCAGAACATCGGCGTAGTGGCCGTTGGTGATGAAGGTTTTCGTGCCGTTCAGCACCCAGCAATTGCCACGCCGCACGGCGGTCATACGGGCGCTGCCGGCGTCGGAGCCGCTGCCGGGCTCGGTCAGGCCCCAGGCGCCGATGTGCTCGCCGGTGGCAAGCTTGGGGACGTATTTGCGCTTCTGTTCCTCGGTTCCGGCGAGGAAGATGTGGTTGGTGCAGAGCGAGGTATGAGCCGCGACGATGATGCCGACGGAGCCGTCGACGCGCGAAAGTTCCTCGATGGCGAGCACGTATTCGATGTAGCCCATACCGGCGCCGCCGTATTCGGGGGGAAAGACGACGCCCATCAGGCCGAGGCGACCGAGTTCCTTGATCGTTTGCAGCGGAAATTGCGATGCCTCGTCCCACTCCATGACGTGGGGCAGGATTTCGCGCTCGGCGAACTCGCGCACGCTCTTCTGGAGCTGCAATTGCTCGTCGTTGAGTAGAAAGTCCAAGAAACCTCCGGTGCGGCCGGGGGGAAATGGTCCACGAAGGAAAACAGGTACGTATAACACAGACTGTGGGCAAGGCAAAGCGCTGCTTATGGAGGAGTACCGAACCTCAGTAACTTAGCGTAGTCGCCTGTGAGTTTTTCAGCGGATCAGGTTTCAGTCCGAAAGGCATTGGCGCTTGTCGATTGCAGATTTTCGATTGCACGGATGTGGTCGGACCAAAACGGTTACTGGCTCATGGTTACCCAGACGGGCTGCGGAGCGCCGGAAGGGAGGGTGGCGACGACGGTGTCGTCGGAGGTGCGGATATTGGAGATGGTGTTAGAGTCGCGATTGGCGACCACGACTTTGGTAGAGCCGGGGTCCGCCGCCAGCGAGATGGGCGTCGAGCCAACGGGAATGGTCTTGCGAACTGCCAGACTCACCGCATCCACCACGGACACGGTGTTGCCGGAGCAACCGGTCAGGCTAACGGCGTCGGCGCAACCGGCGTTGGCCACGTAGATGCGCGTGCCGTCGAGCAACGGGGCAATCGAGGTGGGCCCCGCGCCTACCGTAACGTTGGCGAGCAGGGTCAGGCTGGTGTCGGCATTGAAAACCGAAATCGTGTTCGACCCGGCATTAGCCACGTATAAACGGCGCAAGCGGGGTTCGAAGATCATGAACTTCGGCGACGGACCGGCAGGCACGGTTGCGGTCACGGAGTTGCTGGCCACATTGATTACCGAGACTGTGCCGCTACCCTGGTTGGCGACATACAACGTCTTTCCGTCGGAGTTAACCGCAGCTGCGACTGGCGACGCTCCCACAGGAATGGTAGTGACCGCGGCAAGCTGTGCCGGCGAGATGGCAGTCACCGTGCCATCACCCTGGTTCACGCTGTAGAGCACGGTAGTGTCGGGCGTTTGGGCCAGCGCTACCGGCTGGCGTCCCACCGGGATGGCGAGCTGCTGCGTGGCTTGGATGGTGTTGATCACGCCGACGGAATTGGTGCCGGAGTTGGCCACATATATGAACGTGGCTTGCGCGCTGGCGAGATAAACCGGCGCCGACCCGGGAGGCAAGGTTACTGTGCTGATGGTGGAACCCAAACCGAGAGGAAAGAATGTCGACAAGGTATCGTCGTTTTTGTTGGCCACAAACACCTGCCCCGAGCCGGCCACGAAAGCAGCATGCACGGGGCTCCGCCCAATCGGGAAATTGCCGACGTTGGTGTCGCCGGAAACGTCCACGACCGTGCCGATGCCGAGCGCGCCCGCATTGTTGCTGAGGACCAGTGCGACGTGTATCGCCGTGGGATCGCCGCCGGGCTTGAGAACGGGATTCGCCACCGGGCGATACACGTCGCCGCAGCCGGTCAGGATTACCCACGCCAACGCGGCTGCCACACCGGCCAGCGGGCTTCCACGCGTTTTGCGGACGGTTGCGGATGAGTTCATCGGCTGAGCCGAACCTAGAAAATCATTGCTCATGAGGAATCTGTTCATTGTAATCGGCGGGACAGCGGCAGCGCCAGTGCACCGAAACGGATGGCAGCGCTGCGCGGCGCTCGTTGTTTCTGACTTTGGTACGATGCTGGGCAGCGAATCTGTCGCCAGCCGCCACTGTGGATACCTTGCTCACCTACGAAACCCTGGTTGCGGTGGCCGTCACAACAGCGTTTGCGGGAGGAGCATGGTTGCTGCGCGGGGTGACCAGCGGAGGAGCGCTCGCCGGGTTTGTCGTTGCGTTCGCCCTCTTCCTCACCACGGGACCGGGAAGTTTCGCGGTTCTGATTGCGGTGTTTGCGGTGGCATGGCTGACCACGCGGCTCGGCTATGACCGCAAGCAAGCGCTGGGAACGGCCGAGAACGCGCGCGGACGCTCCGGCGCGCAGGTGCTGGCGAACCTGGGCGGCGGCGCTTTATTTGCGGTAGCGGCCCATACAACCGAGCACCGCATCTTGCTGCTGGCGTCGATGGCAGCGCTGGCCGAAGCCGCGGCCGACACCGCCGCCAGCGAATGCGGCCAAGCGCTCAGCGATCGCGCCTACCTGATTACTTCGTTTCGCAGAGTTCCGGCGGGCATGAATGGCGGCGTCAGCGCGCCAGGAACGATAGCCGCCGTGGTGGCTGCGGTGATGATTGGCGGGGTGGCTGCGGCGGGGCAGGTAGTCCCATGGCCGACGCTGCCGGTTGTGGCCGGAGCAGGGACGCTTGGGACGATGATTGACAGCCTGCTGGGCGCAACCCTGGAGAAGCGCGGCATCCTTGGCAACAATGGCGTGAATGTCGCCAGCACACTGGCAGCCGGAATGATCGCGCTGCTCATCGGACATTAGGCGATGAAGAAGATCGTATTCGCGTGCGTGCACAATGCCGGGCGGTCACAGATCGCCGCCGCATGGGCCCGTCACCTGGCGGGCGGAGGGGTCGAGGTGGTCTCGGCCGGCACCGGGCCCGGACCGCAGCTCAATGTTCAGGTGGTGGAAGCGATGCGCGAGGTCGGCCTTGACCTGAGCGGCATCAGGCCGCAATTGCTGACGCCGGATCTGGCGCAGGGAGCTGACTTGTTGGTGACCATGGGTTGCGGCGAGTCGTGTCCGTTTATCGCCGGAGCAAAGCGGCTGGATTGGCCCATCACCGACACGCGCGGCCAGCCCATCGAAATGGTGCGCCGGATCCGCGACGAAATCCAAGCGCGCGTGCAAGAACTGCTCCGCGCCGAGGGCGTGCTCGTCCCTCCATCCCAGTAACTCGGAAGGACCATGCCTTTCGTCCCATTTTTTTGAAGAAACATCTGCCGTACCATAGGCGTCTAAGAGGGGAGCAGTGTTCAGCTATGCGGTGGCGGACCTTCATGATCGGCTGGACGATGGCGCTGGCAGTGCTGTGGATCGCCCATCCCAAGCCGCCAGCCGGCGACCGAGACGTGGGCACAGCGGTGGTGGAGTTGACCTACGCGAGTTCTCCGCGGCGAGCCGCAGCCGGGCACTCGCCGGAGAGTGTGAGCATCGCCCATCCGCAGCGCATCGTCGCGCCGCTGGTGGTGCTCGATGTCACGGAACACACGCGATCAGAACTCAACTATCTGGTCACGCTTGATGACGTCGCGCAGTGGGAGGAAGCGCACGGCCACGTGCCCGCGAACGCGGTGATGATGGCGCGCAGTGACACGCGTACGGGATGGCGCACACATCCCGATCCGAGCCATCGCGCCTCCAACGCGGGGCACTTCCCCGGATTCAGCGAAGACGCCATCCGCTTCCTGGTGGAAGCGCGCTATGCGTACGGACTTGGCACCGAGACTCCGGATAGGGGACGCTCGGTGGTGCTGGTCTATCGCGGCGGGAAGTAACCGCCGTCCTCTGACAACTCACGACTTACAAACGGCCTTATTGCGGGAACCAGGAGGGGTAGAGCCTCCAGAAGATGTAGCTGGCTGACTCTCGCAGCATCGCCGTTATCTTCGCCGATGGCGTGTGCGGCACCGAAGCGGGCCGTGGCGACCCGTAGGCGACGATGCCATACTGCCGCATCAGGCGCTTGATGCGGAAGATGTGATAGGCATCGCTGACCGCCACCACCGTATGCATGCCGTTGACGTGCAGGATGGCGCTGACGCGCTGCGCCGATTCCGCGGTGTCGGCGCCCTGCGTTTCGGCAATAAGGCAGCGGTCGGGAATGCCGCGTTGCGACAAGTAATCGCGGCCGACGCCGCCTTCGCTAAACTTGGGATCGGCGCCGGCGCCGCCGGTGGTGATCACCATGGGCGCCAAACCGCGCTGGAAAAGAACGTAAGCGTGATCGAGGCGCGCGCGGTACACCGGCGAGGGTCTTCCTGCATACTCCGCCGCACCGAAGACGATGATGGCGTCGGCCGGACGCGCTTCATCCACTTGCGCCTGGCGAACGACAAATTCTGCCGTCAAGGCGACCGACGCGGCCAGGGCAGCTATGAGGCAGAGCACCGCGACGCCCACGATCCTGTGCGACTTGCGTTTGCGCTGGGAAACCGGCCTCGCAAGCGAGGTATTCCGTGCAGGTCCAGGAACCGGCGGTTTCATTCTCCGCCGAGAGTGTCGGCGATCGCCTGCCGGGGAATGGCGCCCTCGCGCAGGATGCGCCAGCCGCCCTCGCTAAGATTGACGATCGTCGAAGCGACATCGCGCGGCGACGGACCGCCATCCACGATGATAGCAATGCGGTCGGCCAACTGGTCGCGCACCGCGGTGGCGGTGGTGCATTCGCTGGCGCCGTGCAGGTTGGCCGAGGTCGCGGTGATGGGCACACCAGCGGCGCGGATGATCGACAACGGAATATTGGCCTGCGGGACGCGAATGGCGATGTTGCCGGTGTTGGCGGTCACCTTCAGGGGCAAACGTGACGCCGCCTGCACGATGATGGTCAGCGGTCCCGGCCAGAACTTGCGTGCCAGTTCGTAGAATTCGTCGGGCATGGGATCGCGCGCCAGCATCTCGGCCTGGTCTTCGCTCTCAATCAGCAGCGACAGCGGCTTGTGCCGCGAGCGCGACTTGATTTCGTACACACGGTCCACCGCGCGCAGGTTAAAGGGGTCGGCCGCCAAGCCGTAAAAGGTATCGGTCGGCATTCCCAGAACCTGGCCGGACTTGATCTGCTCCGCGGCATAGGCGACCAGCGAGGCTTCCGGCTTTTCGAAGCTGATCTTCAGGATTTCAGCGCGCACACTCGTTCCTGCATCGAAGAAACTTCTCGGGGTGACGGCGAATACTACCCTACCATCGCCGCAAGCCGCAAGGGAAGGAGCGCGCCGTCGGTACAGCCGCGGTAGGCCGCGCAGGCCCGTTTTGGACCGCATTGCCAACGGGACAAATTGGGGCGGCGTATCATCGTGCCGATGCCCAAGCTCGACCGCCTGCGCCACGTCGCCAGCCGCCAGAATGCGCTCGTCAAGGAACTCCGGCGCGCCTTCCACGACGGTGAGCCGACCCCCGGCGGTTGTACAGCGATTGAGAGCGTGCACACGATCGAAGAAGCTATCCGCAGCGGGCTGCGCTTGCAGGCAGTGTTCTTCAGCGAATCCGCGCGCGCCCGCGCCGAGCGGTTGCTGCCGCAACTTTCCGCGCACGTCGAAACGCTGCTCCTGCCCGACGACGTGTTCCAGAGCGCTGTCGCCACCGAGACGCCACAGGGCGTGGCCGCGCTGGTTCGCCTCAAGAGTCACACGCTCGAAAATATGCTGAGTGCGCCGGACCCCCTGATGATCGCTGCCGCCGGCGTGCAAGACCCCGGTAATCTGGGTACCATCATCCGCTCCGCCGAAGCCTTTGGCGCCGCAGGCGTGCTGGTCGGTGCGGGAAGCGTGTCTCCCTACAATCCCAAGGTCGTGCGCGCGTCCGCCGGTTCGCTGTTCCGGCTGCCTGTGGTCGCCGTCGAATTTCCGGGAGTCGTGAACACGTTGCGCAGTCGCGGCCTGAAGCTGCTGGCGACCTCATCGCACAAGGGCACGCCGATCGATGAGGCAGATTTCACCGGAGGCATGGTGATTCTGATCGGCAACGAGGGCGCCGGGGTAGCGAAAGACATCCTGCGGCATGTGGACGGGCTGATCGCGATCCCGCACACGCCGACCGTGGAATCGCTCAATGCCGGAGTGGCAGCGTCGGTTGTGCTGTATGAGGCATCGCGACAGCGGAAAACGCGCATTCACCGCTGAGCCGTTGAGTCCACCGAGACACACCGAGAGGAATAAAATTACAGGTGTTCGGAGGCTTAAGTCCTCGGAGCATCTCGGTGGCCTCGGTGCCTCGGTGGTGTAAAACAAGCTTGAGCCTGTTCAACCCAATTCGCCGTCCCGACGAGCCGCCGGATCGCGCGACGCCGCTGGCGGGCCGCATGCGGCCGCGGTCGCTGGACGAATTCGTCGGCCAGGAGCACCTGCTCGCGGCGGGTAAGGCGCTGCGCTTGCAAATCGAACGCGACGATCCCGGCTCGATCATCTTCTGGGGGCCGCCGGGTGTCGGAAAAACCACGCTGGCGAAGATCATCGCGCGGGTCACGAAAGCGGAATTCATCGAATTTTCCGCGGTACTGTCCGGAATCAAAGAAATCAAGCAGGTGATGGCCGACGCGGAAAAGGCCCGCCAGTTCGGCACGCGCACCATCGTTTTCATCGACGAAATCCACCGCTTCAACAAGGCGCAGCAGGATGCATTCCTGCCCCATGTCGAAAAGGGCAATATCCGGCTGATCGGCGCCACCACGGAGAACCCGTCGTTCGAGATCATCGGGGCGCTGCTCTCGCGCTGCCGCGTGTACGTGCTCAACCCGCTCAGCGAGGAGCAGCTCGTCGTTCTGCTGCGGCGCGCACTGCAGGAGCGCGAGCGCGGGCTGGGCGAAATGAACCTGCGCGCCGACGACACCGTCTTGCAGCGCATTGCGGCCTATTCCAGCGGCGACGCGCGCTCCGCTTACAACGTGCTGGAGGTGGCGGCCGGAATCGCGGGTGAAAACGGCGAGATCACCGATGCGTTGGTGCAAGACGCGCTGCAGAAGCGCGTGCTGCTCTACGACAAGACCGGCGAGGAGCACTACAACCTCATCTCGGCGCTCCACAAGTCGGTGCGCAACAGCGATCCCGACGCGGCACTCTACTGGCTCGGGCGCATGCTGGAAGCGGGCGAAGACCCGCTGTATGTCGCGCGGCGCGTGGTACGCATGGCGGTGGAGGACATCGGCCTGGCGGACCCGAACGCCCTCTCGCTGTGCATGGCCGCGCGCGACGCGGTGGACTTCATCGGCATGCCGGAAGGCAATCTCGCGCTGGCGGAGGCGGTGGTTTATCTCTCGATTGCGCCGAAATCGAACGCGCTCTATGCCGCGTACAGTTCGGTGCGGGAGGACGTGGAAAAGACCGCCGCCGAGCCGGTGCCACTGCACCTGCGCAACGCGCCGACTTCGTTGATGAAAAACCTCGGCTACGGCGCCGGCTACCAGTACGCGCATGATCTGGCGCAGAAGGTCGCCGACATGCAGTGCCTGCCCGACAATCTGAAAAACCGCTCGTATTACTACCCGACGGCAGAAGGAATCGAGAAGCGCATCGGTGAACGGCTGGAGGAAATCAAGCGCCGGCGGGTGAGTGCGCAAAGGCAACCCGCAAAGGACGCGAAGCACGCAGAAGAAAAGGAATAGCTGAAGAGCAACGCGGATTCATGTTCGTACATTCGATCCGCGTTCCTCAGTGGCGAGAGCTACCGGAAGCGCGCGCGGTGTTCCTTCAGGATGCAGTGGTCCATGACCACGAAAATGCCTGCGCGGCGCGCCTTTTGCGCTGCGGGCTCGTGAATCACGCCCTCCTGCATCCAGATCGCGGGAACGCCTAATTGGATCGCCTGGTCCACTACCTCGGGCACAAATTCCGGCCGGCGAAAAATATTCACCAGGTCAATCTTCTCTTCGACGTCGAGCAGCGATGGGTACGAGGTTTCACCGAGCGCGTCGGCGATGGTGGGGTTCACGGGAATGATGTGGTAACCCTGGCTCCGCAGGTAGGCGGCGACGCCGTGGCTGGGGCGCAGCGGGCTGTTCGACAACCCGACAACCGCAATGCTCCGGGCATGCTTGAGCAATTCCTCGATCGGATCGGCCTCAACAGGCACCGTGGCCCTCCTGGAGGTGTGCGCATGATGGTAGTAGATGCCGGCTCGCGGCCGCAAATTTGCCGGTCCGGCCGCGGCCTCCGCTCACCCTTTCTTTTCCGTCCTCTCCTTGTACAGCTTGTACGCGACCTTGCGCACCGTGTCGGAGACATTCTTGTTCATGGACAGGTTACGCAGGTCCATGTTGAGCAGGTTCTTGACGAGCGTAAGCTGCA harbors:
- a CDS encoding antibiotic biosynthesis monooxygenase, yielding MIARLWHGYTTPANADAYEQLLRTKILPGIHRVKGYQGAHLLRRTVGSDVEFITLTLWESMDAVRQFAGEGHSSAVVPEEARRLLAHYDEQSVHYDAAWCP
- a CDS encoding acyl-CoA dehydrogenase, coding for MDFLLNDEQLQLQKSVREFAEREILPHVMEWDEASQFPLQTIKELGRLGLMGVVFPPEYGGAGMGYIEYVLAIEELSRVDGSVGIIVAAHTSLCTNHIFLAGTEEQKRKYVPKLATGEHIGAWGLTEPGSGSDAGSARMTAVRRGNCWVLNGTKTFITNGHYADVLVVIAVTDKAAHTHGLSAFIVEKGARGFRPGKKENKLGLRASDTSELIFEDCCIPAENLLGKEGGGFIDAMRTLDGGRISIAALGLGMAQGAFEAALKYSKERKQFGKAIGEFQAIQWKLADMATEIDAARLLTMRAANLKDKGMKSTQESSMAKLYTSEVAVRCANEGVQIHGGYGFIKDYPAEKFYRDVKLCTIGEGTSEIQRLVIARQLLKD
- a CDS encoding DUF465 domain-containing protein, translated to MAAQVRDVLIASNEEFRRLVTEHSQHSQRLDSLTQKRYLSEDEKIEEVRLKKLKLRLKDQMESLERQFRLQGSNVA
- a CDS encoding YncE family protein is translated as MNSSATVRKTRGSPLAGVAAALAWVILTGCGDVYRPVANPVLKPGGDPTAIHVALVLSNNAGALGIGTVVDVSGDTNVGNFPIGRSPVHAAFVAGSGQVFVANKNDDTLSTFFPLGLGSTISTVTLPPGSAPVYLASAQATFIYVANSGTNSVGVINTIQATQQLAIPVGRQPVALAQTPDTTVLYSVNQGDGTVTAISPAQLAAVTTIPVGASPVAAAVNSDGKTLYVANQGSGTVSVINVASNSVTATVPAGPSPKFMIFEPRLRRLYVANAGSNTISVFNADTSLTLLANVTVGAGPTSIAPLLDGTRIYVANAGCADAVSLTGCSGNTVSVVDAVSLAVRKTIPVGSTPISLAADPGSTKVVVANRDSNTISNIRTSDDTVVATLPSGAPQPVWVTMSQ
- the tsaB gene encoding tRNA (adenosine(37)-N6)-threonylcarbamoyltransferase complex dimerization subunit type 1 TsaB, which produces MIVLAIDTAGPNGSVALCECGAGALARDCQLIELVPLAGRTYSAQLMPQIAGLLARHKLDKRALDGYAAASGPGSFTGLRVGLSTVKALAEVTQKPIAAVSLLEALAWAGASDGQVIAALDAMRGEVYVGEYVIHGNVVPKLLREVLMPVQEFAAEAQLGEPLRILTPDESVASVLHARGLEVRVVPRPQSDIIARIGALKIAAGLVTSPDALDANYIRRSDAEIFSKGSS
- a CDS encoding DUF92 domain-containing protein, whose product is MLTYETLVAVAVTTAFAGGAWLLRGVTSGGALAGFVVAFALFLTTGPGSFAVLIAVFAVAWLTTRLGYDRKQALGTAENARGRSGAQVLANLGGGALFAVAAHTTEHRILLLASMAALAEAAADTAASECGQALSDRAYLITSFRRVPAGMNGGVSAPGTIAAVVAAVMIGGVAAAGQVVPWPTLPVVAGAGTLGTMIDSLLGATLEKRGILGNNGVNVASTLAAGMIALLIGH
- the meaB gene encoding methylmalonyl Co-A mutase-associated GTPase MeaB — protein: MKLETGNWVSRIRSGDSRALARAITTVENRAPESMELLKALFPHTGHARVIGLTGAPGAGKSTLVDQLAKHYRQQNKTIGIIAVDPTSPYTGGAILGDRIRMSSHYSDPGIYIRSMATRGSLGGLAGATTDVAAVLDASGRDLVLIETVGVGQDEVDIVRLAEITVVILVPGMGDDVQTIKAGIMEIADIFVINKSDREGAERVEREIRAMQSLSTRSDSWTPPIVKTVATSGQGIAELAKAISSYEEFLRTHNLGLQKKVQNWQERLVEMLRQSLLERVLREHMADGAVSRYAAEIAEHKRDPYSLVEEIVAKLGRS
- a CDS encoding DUF4870 domain-containing protein, producing the protein MSDAGFTPQLEITQDDRTMGILAHVLQVVGWWIAPLIIFLVKRDSLFVKFHALQALILQLCLMVLWIGGMAVFFGAIFASMPMSGSPPHNAPPPAIMFLFPIFWLLAMGGWVLVLVLAIVYGIKAGRGEWAAYPVIGNLARHFLKM
- the rimI gene encoding ribosomal protein S18-alanine N-acetyltransferase: MHIRTATSADVPVMRRIEAQAPTAAHWNEREYDRILGGDAPHLALVIHDDAVRGFLIANQIGPEWELENIVVAAGARRHGLASALLGHFLDVAKQRGGESVFLEVRASNAAARALYAKYGFVVTGRRRRYYQYPDEDAVLYRKAVGP
- the mce gene encoding methylmalonyl-CoA epimerase, which translates into the protein MFEIDHLGIAVKSLAQAKIFYENLGIKVMPEETVPQEKVRLAMVPLGDSRIELLEPLSEDSPIAKFIAKRGEGLHHVSLRVDNLQSTLENLKKSGVRLINDQVQVGAGGHLYVFVHPSSAGGVLLELCEEHS